The Oncorhynchus gorbuscha isolate QuinsamMale2020 ecotype Even-year unplaced genomic scaffold, OgorEven_v1.0 Un_scaffold_6732, whole genome shotgun sequence genome has a segment encoding these proteins:
- the LOC124029534 gene encoding uncharacterized protein LOC124029534, with product MSQVPQVHTLQTPCSTLPAHTVQLSGSQGPGGALPRRGEGLYRPVLLRNRHSTGLFYYGTVTLQACSTTEPSLYRPVLTRKPHSTGLFYYGTVTLQACSTTEPSFYRPVLPGNRHSTGLFYHGTVTLQACSTTEPSLYRPVLLRNRHSTGLFYHGTVTLQACSTTEPSLYRPVLPRNRHSTGLFYRGTVTLQACSTTEPSLYRPVLPQNRHSTGLFYYGTVTLQACSTTEPSLYRPVLLWNRHSTGLFYHGTVTLQACSNSASLYRPVLLRNRHSTGLFYHGTVTLTGLFYRGTVTLQACSTVEPSLYRPVLPRNRHSTGLFYHGTVTLQACSTTEPSLYRPVLLRNRHSTGLF from the exons ATGTCCCAGGTTCCTCAGGTGCATACCCTCCAGACCCCCTGCAGTACTCTGCCAGCCCATACCGTGCAGCTGTCTGGATCTCAGGGTCCAGGAGG GGCTCTACCCAGAAGGGGGGAGGGGCTCTACAGGCCTGTTCTACTACGGAACCGTCACTCTACAGGCCTGTTCTACTACGGAACCGTCACTCTACAGGCCTGTTCTACCACGGAACCGTCACTCTACAGGCCTGTTCTAACTCGAAAGCCTCACTCTACAGGCCTGTTCTACTACGGAACCGTCACTCTACAGGCCTGTTCTACCACGGAACCGTCATTCTACAGGCCTGTTCTACCGGGGAACCGTCACTCTACAGGCCTGTTCTACCACGGAACCGTCACTCTACAGGCCTGTTCTACCACAGAACCGTCACTCTACAGGCCTGTTCTACTACGGAACCGTCACTCTACAGGCCTGTTCTACCACGGAACCGTCACTCTACAGGCCTGTTCTACTACGGAACCGTCACTCTACAGGCCTGTTCTACCACGGAACCGTCATTCTACAGGCCTGTTCTACCGGGGAACCGTCACTCTACAGGCCTGTTCTACCACGGAACCGTCACTCTACAGGCCTGTTCTACCACAGAACCGTCACTCTACAGGCCTGTTCTACTACGGAACCGTCACTCTACAGGCCTGTTCTACCACGGAACCGTCACTCTACAGGCCTGTTCTACTATGGAACCGTCACTCTACAGGCCTGTTCTACCACGGAACCGTCACTCTACAGGCCTGTTCTAACTCAGCGTCACTCTACAGGCCTGTTCTACTACGGAACCGTCACTCTACAGGCCTGTTCTACCACGGAACCGTCACTCTTACAGGCCTGTTCTACCGCGGAACCGTCACTCTACAGGCCTGTTCTACCGTGGAACCGTCACTCTACAGGCCTGTTCTACCACGGAACCGTCACTCTACAGGCCTGTTCTACCACGGAACCGTCACTCTACAGGCCTGTTCTACCACGGAACCGTCACTCTACAGGCCTGTTCTACTACGGAACCGTCACTCTACAGGCCTGTTCTAA